From Serratia fonticola:
GTGATGGTCGATCAGCATGGCCGCACCGATCTGGACGGCCTGTATGCGATTGGCGAAGTAAGCTACACCGGCCTGCACGGGGCCAATCGCATGGCGTCCAACTCGCTGCTGGAATGCCTGGTTTATGGCTGGTCCGCCGCCGAAGATATTCTGACGCGCCTGCCTGCCATCAAGCTGGCCAAACAGTTGCCGCAGTGGGATGAAAGCCGGGTGGATGATTCGGATGAACGCGTGGTGATCCAGCATAACTGGCACGAACTGCGGCTGTTTATGTGGGACTACGTCGGGATCGTGCGCACCACCAAACGTCTGGAGCGGGCGCTACGCCGCATCAATACGTTGCAGCAGGAGATCGACGAGTATTACGCCAACTTCCGCATCTCCAACAATCTGCTGGAGCTACGTAATCTGGTGCAGGTGGCGGAACTGATTGTGCGCAGTGCGATGGAGCGCAAGGAAAGCCGTGGGCTGCATTACACGCTGGATTACCCGGATATGTTGCCGGAGCCAAAACCCACTATTCTGCAACCCTGAGGTTTCAGTAATTCAGATAGAAATCGGTAATCAACTGGCGGAAGTCGGTGGTGTAGCTGCCATCCGCCAGTTTTATTGCCAACTCCGCCTCTTCTTTCGCCACCGGTTTACGCGCTAATGCCAGCATCAAGCGGTGCTTTGGCGTATCGGCCCGGTCACTGATGTTCAGCCGCCGTGCGGTGTGCCAGCCACGTTGGTGGGCATTCACTTCAAAAGCTTCGCCAATCTCGTAAGGCAGCACTACGCAGAACTGCCCCTCCGCCGTTATCAATCGTTCGGCGCTATCCAGCAAGGCGTCGTGAGTCAGGGTTCCGGTATAACGGGCGTTGGTGCGGGCCAGATCGCGACAGGCGACGGAAGGTTCAAAATACGGTGGATTGCTGACGATCAGATCGTAACAATGGGCATGCTGCTGGGCAAAATGATGAATATCCTGGCTGTGCACCTGGATCTTCTGCGGCCAAGGTGACTCCAACACGTTATCACGTGCCTGCAAGGCGGCGGCGTTATCCAGCTCAACCGCATCGATGGTGACCTCGCTAGCCGTGCGCTGCGCCAACATCAGGGCGATCAGCCCACTGCCGCAGCCAATATCCAGCACCCGCTGCACGTTATCCACGGCAGTCCAGGCGCCGAGCATAACCGCATCGGTACCCACCTTCATCGCACAACGATCGTGGGCGACAAAGAACTGTTTAAAGGTAAAACCGCCGCGGCGCGGGGTCGATTTTGTTTTAATTTGATTACTCACAATGGCCACCAGCAGACAAAACTGGCGTAGCATAAGGCAAACTGATCTAGGGTAAAAGTTAAAAAGGGTGAACCCTGCGGCCATCCCGTCTATAATCGGCGCCCCAAGTAGAGGTAGATAATGACAGCAACCAATTTTTCCGAACTCGAACTCGATGAGCGCCTGATCCTCGCTTTGCGTGATAAAGGCTACGATCGCCCCACCGCTATCCAGGCCGAGGCGATCCCGCCAGCCATGGACGGGCGCGACGTATTAGGTTCGGCACCGACCGGCACGGGCAAAACCGCCGCATTCTTGCTGCCGGTTCTGCAGCATCTGCTGGATTTCCCACGCAAGAAGTCTGGCCCACCGCGCGTACTGATCCTCACCCCGACGCGTGAGCTGGCAATGCAGGTGGCCGATCAGGCTCGTGAATTGGCTGCGCATACCTCGCTGGATATCGCCACCATCACCGGCGGCGTGGCGTATATGAACCACGCCGAAGTCTTTAGTGAAAACCAGGACGTGGTGGTTGCTACCACCGGCCGCCTGCTGCAATACATCAAAGAAGAAAACTTTGACTGCCGCGCGGTAGAAACGCTGATCCTGGATGAAGCCGACCGCATGCTCGATATGGGCTTTGCGCAAGACATCGAAACCATCTCGGCCGAAACCCGCTGGCGTACCCAGACGTTGCTGTTCTCCGCAACGCTGGAAGGCGAAGCCATCCGCGAGTTTGCCGAGCGCATCCTGAAGGAACCGGTTGAGGTTGAAGCCGATCCGTCCCGCCGCGAACGTAAAAAAATCCTGCAATGGTATTACCGCGCCGATGACGTGAAGCATAAAACCGCCCTGCTGGTGCATCTGTTGCAACAGCCGGACGTGCAGAAGTCAGTGATCTTTGTGCGTAAGCGTGAGCGCGTGCATGAGCTGGCCGCCTGGCTACGTGAAGCGGGCATCAATACCTGCTATCTCGAAGGGGAAATGGTGCAGGCCAAGCGTAACGAAGCGGTAAAACGCATGATGGATGGCCGCGTCAACGTGCTGGTCGCCACCGACGTTGCGGCGCGCGGGCTGGATATCCTCGATATCACCCACGTGTTCAACTTCGATATGCCGCGCACCGCCGATACCTATCTGCACCGCATTGGCCGTACTGGCCGTGCCGGGCGTAAAGGCACCGCCATTTCGCTGGTAGAGGCGCACGATCATCTGCTGCTGGGCAAAGTGGGGCGTTACCTCAATGAGCCACTGAAAGCCCGTGTGATCGACGAACTGCGTCCGTCCACCAAGGTACCTAGCGAGAAGAGCAACGGTAAACCTTCGAAGAAGGTGCTGGCCAAGCGCATCGAAGACAAGCTGAAGAACAAAGAGAAGGCCAAGGTGAAGGTACGCCATCGCGACGCGAAAAACGTCGGTAAGCGCCGCCAGCCAAAAGCCAAACCAGACGCACAATAATCTCTCTACCATCAAAAAACCGCCATCACTTTGAAGGCGGTTTTTTTATTTTCAAGGCTGAGTATAGTGCCCGGCCAATTGCTGACTTTTGAGCCAGCTCTCCAATTGACGGTACTGCTCACGCAACTCGCTATTCTGCAAATGCACTGGCGTCTGGGCAAAGTAATACTGGAACGTTCTCCCTTGCTGATTTTGTGCCTTGGCATCAGCCCCCGTTTGTA
This genomic window contains:
- the trmN gene encoding tRNA(1)(Val) (adenine(37)-N(6))-methyltransferase TrmN — its product is MLRQFCLLVAIVSNQIKTKSTPRRGGFTFKQFFVAHDRCAMKVGTDAVMLGAWTAVDNVQRVLDIGCGSGLIALMLAQRTASEVTIDAVELDNAAALQARDNVLESPWPQKIQVHSQDIHHFAQQHAHCYDLIVSNPPYFEPSVACRDLARTNARYTGTLTHDALLDSAERLITAEGQFCVVLPYEIGEAFEVNAHQRGWHTARRLNISDRADTPKHRLMLALARKPVAKEEAELAIKLADGSYTTDFRQLITDFYLNY
- the srmB gene encoding ATP-dependent RNA helicase SrmB; this translates as MTATNFSELELDERLILALRDKGYDRPTAIQAEAIPPAMDGRDVLGSAPTGTGKTAAFLLPVLQHLLDFPRKKSGPPRVLILTPTRELAMQVADQARELAAHTSLDIATITGGVAYMNHAEVFSENQDVVVATTGRLLQYIKEENFDCRAVETLILDEADRMLDMGFAQDIETISAETRWRTQTLLFSATLEGEAIREFAERILKEPVEVEADPSRRERKKILQWYYRADDVKHKTALLVHLLQQPDVQKSVIFVRKRERVHELAAWLREAGINTCYLEGEMVQAKRNEAVKRMMDGRVNVLVATDVAARGLDILDITHVFNFDMPRTADTYLHRIGRTGRAGRKGTAISLVEAHDHLLLGKVGRYLNEPLKARVIDELRPSTKVPSEKSNGKPSKKVLAKRIEDKLKNKEKAKVKVRHRDAKNVGKRRQPKAKPDAQ